The following coding sequences lie in one Haemorhous mexicanus isolate bHaeMex1 chromosome 10, bHaeMex1.pri, whole genome shotgun sequence genomic window:
- the RHBDD1 gene encoding rhomboid-related protein 4 encodes MERRQRGVSAGLLLLLYQISQVGLQNIPSVTLGVLVLNIFLFLNPLRPLSEVCLSVNEAVQRKNWQRLLLAPFHHADDWHLYYNMISMLWKGIMLERKLKSIWFAYIIAVFSVLIGVVYMVLEVLLVIILDDPSYEMNCGVGFSGVLFALKVLNNYYNPGRVSSVFGLPISSKYACWVELVAIHLISPGTSFAGHLSGILVGLMYTMGPLKKIMRACAAGISFFTEPDRPRDYYSEYYGYYPDYQYRTPRSYFDYTGGLTEEEQLERAVLNSLNERDFGGGTHNYGQRPYGFWFPPENSEEDMRRRRLRRFDR; translated from the exons ATGGAACGAAGGCAAAGAGGAGTCAGTGCTGgactgcttttgctgctttatCAAATTTCTCAAGTTGGACTCCAGAACATTCCTTCTGTTACCCTTGGGGTACTTGtactgaatatttttctctttctgaatcCTTTGAGACCACTGTCTGAAGTTTGTCTCAGTGTCAATGAAGCTGTCCAGAGAAAGAACTGGCAGCGTTTGCTGCTTGCTCCTTTCCACCATGCAGATGATTGGCATTTGTATTATAACATGATTTCCATGCTTTGGAAAGGCATAATGCTGGAAAGAAAGCTGAAGAGCATATGGTTTGCCTACATAATTGCAGTATTTTCAGTACTGATTGGAGTAGTTTACATGGTGCTGGAAGTCCTGCTTGTGATAATTCTGGATGATCCTTCTTATGAAATGAATTGTGGTGTAGGTTTTTCAG GAGTCTTGTTTGCTTTGAAAGTTCTGAACAACTATTACAACCCAGGAAGAGTGAGCAGTGTCTTTGGATTGCCCATATCCAGTAAATATGCTTGTTGGGTGGAGCTGGTGGCTATTCATTTAATCTCCCCAGG gaCTTCTTTCGCTGGGCATCTGTCAGGGATTCTTGTTGGATTGATGTACACTATGGGACCTCTGAAGAAGATCATGCGAGCCTGTGCAG CGGGCATTTCTTTCTTCACTGAGCCTGACAGACCAAGGGACTACTATTCAG AGTATTATGGCTATTATCCAGATTATCAATACAGAACTCCAAGGAGCTACTTTGACTATACAGGTGGGCTCACTGAAGAAGAACAGCTTGAAAGGGCAGTGCTAAACAGTCTTAATGAAAGAG ATTTTGGTGGAGGAACACACAATTATGGGCAACGACCTTATGGGTTTTGGTTCCCACCTGAGAACTCAGAAGAGGACATGAGAAGGCGAAGGCTTCGTAGGTTTGACAGATGA